A genomic region of Bacteroidota bacterium contains the following coding sequences:
- the paaC gene encoding 1,2-phenylacetyl-CoA epoxidase subunit PaaC, translating to MNTRDALYNFCLRLADNNLILAQRLAAWCSRGPILEEDLAMTNISLDLFGQAESMFEYAASLYDNKYTTDDLAFGRNERAYYNNLLVEQPNGDFAYTMMKQFLYSTFAKHLYEALSSSNDEMIAGLSAKALKEVKYHVRHSSEWVIRFGNGTEESIGRAQFALDELWRYTSDMFLMNETDTELISTGISTSLDDIYTKWEYEITEILNEANMLIPEYNNNIVGGHNAIHTEHLGHLLTEMQYLHHAHPEAKW from the coding sequence ATGAATACCAGAGATGCATTATATAATTTCTGCTTGCGATTGGCAGATAATAATTTGATTTTAGCACAACGTTTGGCTGCATGGTGCAGTCGCGGCCCTATATTGGAAGAGGATTTGGCCATGACCAATATATCACTCGATTTATTTGGGCAAGCGGAAAGTATGTTTGAATATGCAGCATCATTATATGACAATAAATATACTACCGATGATTTGGCTTTTGGTAGAAACGAAAGAGCGTATTATAATAATTTATTGGTGGAGCAGCCCAATGGAGATTTTGCGTATACAATGATGAAACAATTTTTGTATTCAACTTTTGCAAAACATTTATATGAGGCTTTGTCGAGTAGTAATGATGAAATGATAGCGGGCCTGTCGGCAAAGGCATTGAAAGAAGTAAAATACCATGTACGGCACAGTAGTGAATGGGTGATTCGTTTTGGAAATGGAACTGAGGAAAGTATTGGTAGGGCACAGTTTGCATTGGATGAACTTTGGAGATATACCAGTGATATGTTCTTGATGAACGAAACTGATACAGAACTTATTTCTACAGGAATAAGTACAAGTTTGGATGATATATATACCAAATGGGAGTATGAGATAACTGAAATTTTGAATGAAGCCAATATGCTTATTCCTGAATATAATAATAATATAGTAGGAGGCCACAATGCTATACATACCGAACATCTTGGTCATTTACTTACTGAAATGCAATATTTACACCACGCACACCCAGAAGCAAAATGGTAG
- the paaB gene encoding 1,2-phenylacetyl-CoA epoxidase subunit PaaB, whose protein sequence is MENNNQFPQWEVFMQTKNGGPHEHQGSVHAADKNMALQNARDIYTRRNEGRSIWVVPTDLIAATNPQDDAEFFDPAIDKIYRTPNFYKMPQGSTHL, encoded by the coding sequence ATGGAAAATAATAATCAATTTCCCCAATGGGAAGTATTTATGCAAACAAAAAATGGTGGTCCACACGAACATCAAGGAAGTGTGCATGCAGCCGATAAGAATATGGCTCTGCAAAATGCAAGGGACATATATACCCGACGCAACGAAGGCCGCAGCATTTGGGTAGTTCCCACCGATTTAATCGCGGCTACGAACCCACAAGATGATGCGGAATTTTTTGACCCTGCAATTGATAAAATATACCGAACTCCTAATTTTTATAAAATGCCACAAGGCTCCACCCACCTATAA
- the paaA gene encoding 1,2-phenylacetyl-CoA epoxidase subunit PaaA, with protein sequence MISEDQKLVKFQKRIDAEEKIEPLDWMPEAYRQTLHRQISQHAHSEVIGMQPEANWVLRAPTLRAKKILLAKIQDEGGHGLYLYSAAETLGDDRAEMINQLQTGKAKYSSVFNYPTLNWADMGAIGWLVDGAAIVNQTMLAKCSYGPYSRAMIRICKEEGFHQRQGYEIMGKMMNGTAAQHNMAQDAMNRWWWPALMMFGPADSESAHTTESMKWKIKVETNDHLRQRFINRTVEQAYHLGLTIPDPLLKYNKDTMNWDFGPISWDDFWDVVKGNGPCNHQRLNHHIKYHKEGNWVREAALAFDEKMNKKIAIVSL encoded by the coding sequence ATGATATCCGAAGACCAAAAATTAGTAAAATTCCAAAAAAGAATTGATGCTGAAGAAAAAATTGAACCATTGGATTGGATGCCCGAGGCCTATCGCCAGACGCTGCACAGACAGATTTCGCAGCATGCACACTCGGAAGTGATAGGTATGCAACCCGAAGCAAATTGGGTATTGCGTGCACCAACTTTACGTGCGAAAAAAATATTATTAGCCAAAATACAAGATGAAGGCGGACATGGATTATATCTTTATTCTGCTGCGGAAACTTTGGGTGATGATCGTGCGGAAATGATTAACCAACTGCAAACAGGAAAAGCCAAGTACTCGAGCGTATTTAATTATCCCACGCTCAACTGGGCTGATATGGGTGCCATCGGCTGGCTAGTAGATGGAGCTGCAATTGTGAATCAAACGATGCTGGCAAAATGTTCTTATGGTCCTTATTCACGAGCTATGATTCGTATATGCAAAGAGGAAGGTTTTCATCAAAGACAAGGATATGAAATTATGGGAAAGATGATGAATGGAACTGCTGCCCAACATAACATGGCACAAGATGCAATGAATCGTTGGTGGTGGCCAGCACTTATGATGTTTGGCCCAGCAGATTCTGAATCGGCACATACCACAGAATCGATGAAATGGAAAATAAAAGTGGAAACAAATGACCATCTTCGTCAACGATTTATTAATAGAACTGTGGAGCAAGCTTATCATTTAGGATTAACGATTCCCGATCCTTTATTAAAGTATAATAAAGACACCATGAATTGGGATTTTGGCCCCATCAGTTGGGATGACTTTTGGGATGTGGTAAAAGGCAATGGACCCTGTAATCATCAGCGTCTGAATCATCATATCAAATATCATAAGGAAGGTAATTGGGTGCGTGAAGCAGCTTTAGCTTTTGATGAAAAAATGAATAAAAAAATAGCAATCGTATCACTATAA
- a CDS encoding rhodanese-related sulfurtransferase: MAPYHILLYYFYTPIEDAETFALEHLKYCKTLGVRGRIIVAHEGLNGSISGSPEQCQQYMDDLRADKRFEGIEFKIDESEDHAFNRLHVRYKSEIVHSGLRDPSIINPRQKTGVHIDGKTFLEMKEQDDVVVVDVRSNYEHGVGRFKNAITFDMENFREFPEKVKQLEALKGKKIITYCTGGIKCEKASALLLEHGFEDVYQLHGGIIKYAKETGGKDFDGVCYVFDGRITVPVNEVNPTIISNCHICNIPTLRMVNCANVECNEHLPICEDCGEKLEGACSETCKEHPRKRPYNGTGYYVRPPVEVANSIK; the protein is encoded by the coding sequence ATGGCTCCTTATCATATACTTTTATATTATTTTTATACACCCATTGAGGATGCTGAAACATTTGCTTTAGAGCATTTGAAATATTGCAAAACCCTTGGTGTGCGTGGTCGCATCATTGTGGCCCACGAAGGTTTGAACGGTTCTATTAGTGGTTCGCCCGAGCAATGCCAGCAGTATATGGACGACCTTAGAGCAGATAAAAGATTTGAAGGAATTGAATTTAAAATTGACGAAAGTGAGGACCATGCGTTCAACCGCCTGCATGTGCGTTACAAATCGGAAATAGTACATAGTGGTCTTCGTGACCCCAGTATTATCAACCCCCGCCAAAAAACGGGCGTACATATCGATGGCAAAACTTTCCTTGAAATGAAAGAACAAGACGATGTAGTGGTGGTGGATGTCCGCTCGAATTATGAGCATGGCGTTGGCCGATTTAAAAATGCCATCACATTCGACATGGAAAATTTTCGTGAGTTTCCTGAGAAAGTAAAACAACTGGAAGCACTAAAAGGTAAAAAAATAATTACTTACTGCACGGGCGGTATTAAATGCGAGAAAGCTTCTGCGTTGTTATTGGAGCATGGCTTTGAAGATGTATATCAACTACACGGAGGTATAATAAAGTATGCCAAAGAAACAGGCGGAAAAGATTTTGACGGCGTTTGTTATGTTTTTGATGGACGTATTACAGTACCAGTAAACGAAGTTAATCCAACTATTATTTCCAATTGTCATATATGCAATATCCCTACCCTACGCATGGTGAACTGTGCCAATGTTGAATGCAATGAACACTTGCCCATTTGCGAAGACTGCGGTGAAAAACTAGAAGGTGCTTGCTCCGAAACCTGCAAAGAACACCCACGAAAAAGACCCTATAATGGAACGGGATATTATGTACGACCTCCAGTAGAAGTGGCAAATAGTATCAAGTAG
- a CDS encoding CPBP family intramembrane glutamic endopeptidase translates to MKKIIGYLKNYFTKEVNRTYLVIIIGLNALFIYLNYEYRFPKAWVNDSDSFTESYFKYFVFYFASILYPFIILYLFDRDPKLHSKKLWTIILIGCAIFSLRSSFTYHNVLISKWLKDNQELKSLAYNCADNLVMCLLTIVPVFMLWIFWHRKQMPFYGFSTKNFEAKPYWVLLLLMVPLIVWASFQTDFLAQYPKVYAIFHYHSLTAENWKPIALFELCYGIDFISIESFFRGFMMLLLGRICGYKCIIPIACFYVGIHFWKPMAETASSFFGGLILGVLALETKSIYGGIMVHLGIAWLMEVGAILMVNG, encoded by the coding sequence GTGAAAAAAATAATAGGGTATCTCAAAAATTATTTTACCAAGGAAGTAAACAGGACTTATTTGGTTATTATAATTGGCCTAAATGCATTGTTTATATATTTGAATTATGAATACCGTTTCCCCAAGGCATGGGTCAACGATTCAGATAGTTTTACAGAGTCGTATTTTAAATACTTTGTATTCTATTTTGCCAGTATATTATATCCATTTATTATTTTATATTTATTCGATCGAGACCCCAAACTACACAGTAAAAAACTATGGACTATTATACTCATTGGCTGTGCAATTTTTTCGCTGCGTTCTTCATTTACCTATCACAATGTTTTAATTTCAAAATGGCTAAAAGACAATCAGGAACTTAAATCATTAGCATATAATTGTGCTGATAATTTGGTGATGTGTTTGCTCACTATTGTTCCTGTCTTTATGCTATGGATTTTTTGGCACCGAAAGCAAATGCCGTTCTATGGATTCTCTACCAAAAACTTTGAAGCCAAACCTTATTGGGTGCTGTTATTACTGATGGTTCCATTGATTGTATGGGCATCGTTCCAAACAGATTTTTTGGCACAATATCCAAAAGTATATGCTATATTTCATTATCATAGTTTAACTGCCGAAAATTGGAAGCCAATTGCATTATTTGAATTATGTTATGGTATAGATTTTATTTCTATCGAATCTTTTTTTCGTGGATTTATGATGTTACTTTTAGGAAGAATTTGTGGTTATAAATGTATTATACCCATTGCTTGTTTTTATGTCGGAATTCACTTTTGGAAACCGATGGCCGAAACAGCAAGTTCCTTTTTCGGCGGATTAATATTAGGCGTTCTTGCTTTGGAAACAAAATCAATATATGGAGGTATTATGGTGCATCTGGGGATAGCTTGGTTGATGGAAGTGGGAGCGATTTTAATGGTTAATGGTTAA
- a CDS encoding RNA methyltransferase yields the protein MNKSLPPAFIEHLRHQPGADIDSLTEAIADIPPVSIRLNPNKPSSSYIENREQIPWASQGFYLPERPSFTLDPVYHAGAYYVQEAGSMFVGTIIQELLKTNKIKNALDLCAAPGGKTTDLASVLDKDTFILANETNKTRVSILYENIVKWGNDNIYISQNDPKSFSNIKGFFDLVVADVPCSGSGMFRKDPQSIEHWSVDSVVHCSLRQQRIVEDVWPSIKAGGFMIYSTCSYSVEENEEIVEYICNTLGAEVVNIPLPYSHIYQTKYGYRFYPNKLDSEGFFISVLQKTEELVGDSKVPYYNTKLGLPMITKHDRAVLDKYIVLDKENLFDMKRDIYYKKHPAELQFVGNYLNIYKRGVKLGKVIRNELIADHELCMMHSHNIQFNKIDIDKETALNFLRKSPVMLDDAMGWAMLCYENLPLGLIKNLENRSNNYYPTEWRIRNL from the coding sequence ATGAATAAATCACTCCCACCCGCCTTTATAGAACATTTGCGTCACCAGCCTGGTGCAGATATAGATTCATTGACTGAAGCCATTGCCGATATTCCGCCTGTAAGTATTCGTTTAAATCCAAATAAACCCTCGTCATCTTATATAGAAAACAGGGAGCAAATTCCATGGGCATCTCAGGGATTTTATTTGCCCGAACGCCCTTCATTTACTCTTGATCCTGTTTATCATGCAGGTGCTTATTATGTGCAAGAAGCAGGGAGTATGTTTGTGGGTACTATTATACAAGAATTGCTTAAAACCAATAAAATTAAAAATGCTCTAGACCTTTGTGCAGCACCGGGTGGGAAAACTACGGATTTGGCTTCGGTTTTGGATAAAGATACATTTATTTTAGCCAACGAAACCAATAAAACACGGGTCAGTATATTATATGAAAATATCGTGAAATGGGGAAATGATAATATATATATATCGCAAAATGACCCTAAGAGTTTTTCCAATATCAAAGGCTTTTTCGATTTGGTAGTAGCTGATGTTCCATGCAGTGGTTCGGGTATGTTTCGTAAAGACCCACAAAGTATCGAGCACTGGAGTGTAGATAGTGTAGTACATTGTAGTTTAAGGCAGCAGCGAATTGTTGAAGATGTGTGGCCATCAATTAAAGCAGGTGGTTTTATGATATATTCAACTTGTAGCTATAGTGTTGAAGAAAATGAAGAAATTGTAGAATATATATGTAATACTTTGGGAGCAGAAGTGGTGAATATCCCTTTGCCCTATTCACATATTTATCAAACAAAATATGGTTATCGTTTTTACCCCAACAAATTAGATTCGGAAGGATTTTTTATTTCTGTATTACAAAAAACTGAAGAATTGGTGGGTGATAGCAAAGTTCCCTATTATAATACCAAACTCGGCTTGCCCATGATTACCAAGCACGACAGAGCGGTATTAGATAAATATATAGTTTTGGATAAGGAAAATTTGTTTGATATGAAAAGGGATATATATTATAAAAAGCATCCTGCCGAATTGCAGTTTGTCGGTAACTATTTGAATATATATAAACGCGGTGTAAAGCTTGGAAAAGTGATACGAAATGAATTAATCGCTGATCATGAATTGTGTATGATGCATAGTCATAATATACAATTTAATAAAATAGATATTGATAAAGAAACAGCTTTAAACTTTCTACGAAAAAGCCCTGTAATGCTTGATGATGCAATGGGGTGGGCAATGTTATGCTATGAAAATTTGCCTTTAGGTTTGATAAAAAATTTGGAAAATAGAAGTAATAATTATTATCCTACTGAGTGGAGAATTAGGAATTTATAA
- the upp gene encoding uracil phosphoribosyltransferase, which produces MHILNKENSIANLYLAELRDKSIQNDRMRFRNNIERIGMLMAYEISKKFHYQEKHIITPLADTTVFLPTGDLVVATILRAGMPFMNGFLNVFENAEAAFIGAMRGKHKADHSFDIDLDYVACPSLTGKTLIICDPMLASGKSLVEGCNSLMEHGMPTHVHLACVIASPEGIAHVQKHLPDATLWLAAVDDSLNEDFYIIPGLGDAGDLSFGEKL; this is translated from the coding sequence ATGCATATCCTCAACAAAGAAAACTCCATCGCAAACCTATACCTGGCCGAACTGCGTGACAAAAGTATTCAAAATGACCGCATGCGTTTTAGAAATAATATAGAAAGAATTGGGATGTTGATGGCCTATGAAATATCCAAAAAATTTCATTATCAGGAAAAACATATTATAACACCGCTTGCTGATACAACAGTATTTTTACCTACTGGCGATTTGGTAGTAGCCACCATTCTGCGAGCTGGAATGCCTTTTATGAATGGGTTCTTAAACGTTTTTGAAAATGCAGAGGCTGCCTTTATTGGAGCCATGAGGGGCAAACATAAAGCAGACCATTCCTTCGATATTGATTTGGATTATGTTGCTTGTCCTTCACTTACAGGAAAAACTTTAATTATATGTGATCCGATGTTGGCTTCTGGAAAATCATTGGTAGAAGGATGTAATTCTTTGATGGAACATGGGATGCCTACACATGTACATTTGGCCTGTGTAATTGCAAGTCCTGAAGGAATTGCCCATGTACAAAAACATTTACCTGATGCTACGCTTTGGTTAGCTGCGGTTGATGATAGTTTGAATGAGGATTTTTACATAATTCCTGGCTTGGGCGATGCTGGAGATTTGTCTTTTGGGGAGAAGTTGTAA
- a CDS encoding acyl-CoA desaturase: protein MKQKVTFNNSTTPFMDNLNEKVNKYFKDRNIKRTGNWKLYTKSLILFPAHIGLYILMISLHLNPIYNVLAAILLGISSALIGFNVMHDGSHGGYSKNKILNSLMAYSANLIGAEAHFWRTKHNVLHHTYTNVVGMDDDIDKHPLFRFCEQQEHKPMHRFQYIYWIFLYPLSSIGWLYYGDFKTYFTGKILDYSFPKMSTQEHIIFWITKLINPVLFIIIPIYSLGIVPGLLCFLSMHFVLSYILNIVFQLAHVVEGTSFARKQDGKIQKEWAIHQVETTADFATKSKLVSWFVGGLNFQVEHHLFPKISHVHYPAINKFVRETCKQFNVKYIENPTFIGAFWSHIRYLKQLGVN, encoded by the coding sequence ATGAAACAAAAAGTAACGTTTAACAATAGCACTACTCCGTTTATGGATAACCTGAACGAGAAAGTAAACAAATATTTCAAAGATCGAAATATAAAGAGAACAGGGAATTGGAAATTATATACAAAATCCCTTATTTTATTTCCAGCCCATATCGGATTATATATATTGATGATTTCGCTACACCTCAATCCGATATATAATGTTTTGGCAGCGATTCTACTCGGAATTTCCTCGGCATTGATTGGGTTTAATGTGATGCACGATGGCTCTCATGGCGGCTATTCAAAGAATAAAATTTTAAATTCTTTGATGGCTTATTCTGCAAATCTAATTGGAGCCGAAGCTCATTTTTGGAGAACAAAACATAATGTGTTGCACCATACTTATACCAATGTAGTTGGAATGGATGATGATATTGACAAACATCCTTTGTTCCGTTTTTGTGAGCAGCAAGAGCATAAACCCATGCATCGTTTTCAATATATCTATTGGATATTTTTATACCCACTTTCATCTATCGGTTGGCTATATTATGGTGATTTCAAAACCTATTTTACAGGAAAAATATTAGACTATAGTTTCCCTAAAATGAGCACCCAAGAACATATCATATTTTGGATCACTAAACTTATAAATCCAGTACTGTTTATTATCATACCGATATACTCGCTTGGCATTGTACCTGGGCTATTATGTTTCCTTTCCATGCACTTTGTATTGAGTTATATATTGAACATTGTATTCCAACTGGCACACGTGGTTGAGGGTACTTCGTTTGCAAGGAAACAAGATGGAAAAATACAAAAAGAATGGGCCATACATCAGGTAGAAACTACTGCTGATTTTGCCACAAAAAGTAAACTGGTAAGTTGGTTTGTGGGAGGTCTCAATTTTCAAGTAGAGCATCATTTATTTCCAAAAATAAGTCATGTACATTATCCCGCTATCAACAAATTTGTGAGAGAAACCTGCAAACAATTTAATGTGAAATATATAGAAAATCCAACATTTATTGGAGCATTTTGGTCACATATCCGATACTTAAAGCAACTTGGCGTTAATTAA
- a CDS encoding group III truncated hemoglobin, which translates to MKLDIANRTDITKIVDQFYNKIKEDKLLGTIFTDVAHVNWEKHLPKMYDFWEFILLKTGEYNGRPFPPHLALNHVVPLKGMHFERWLSLFHQTINDLFEGKKTEELKLKSSQLKEIWNAKFDYINNN; encoded by the coding sequence ATGAAGCTGGATATTGCAAACAGGACAGATATTACAAAAATAGTTGATCAATTTTATAATAAAATTAAAGAGGACAAATTGTTGGGAACAATTTTTACAGATGTAGCACACGTAAATTGGGAAAAGCACTTGCCAAAGATGTATGACTTTTGGGAATTTATACTACTTAAGACCGGTGAGTATAATGGTCGTCCGTTCCCACCACATCTGGCACTTAATCACGTGGTTCCTTTAAAAGGTATGCATTTTGAGCGGTGGCTTAGTTTATTTCATCAAACAATTAATGATTTATTTGAAGGAAAAAAAACAGAAGAACTTAAACTCAAATCATCACAACTAAAGGAAATCTGGAATGCAAAATTTGATTATATAAATAATAATTAA
- the paaD gene encoding 1,2-phenylacetyl-CoA epoxidase subunit PaaD: MVDHKIHITEKKVWDLLFEIPDPDIPVINIVELGLVRNIEITDDEKVIVTITPSYSGCPAMPVFKEDIYNKMSEAEIEDVEIKISLLPPWTTDWLSNATKEKMKQHGIAPPEQSSHHDIKLFTNSKNKITCPHCNNNDTQLTSQFGSTPCKALWYCKSCQQPFEYFKCH, translated from the coding sequence ATGGTAGACCATAAAATACATATTACAGAGAAAAAGGTATGGGATTTACTATTTGAAATTCCTGATCCTGATATACCTGTTATCAATATTGTCGAATTAGGATTGGTAAGAAATATAGAAATAACAGATGATGAAAAGGTGATTGTTACAATCACACCGAGTTACTCTGGATGCCCTGCTATGCCAGTGTTTAAGGAAGATATATATAATAAGATGAGCGAAGCAGAAATAGAGGATGTAGAAATAAAAATATCCTTATTACCTCCTTGGACAACAGATTGGCTAAGCAATGCTACCAAAGAAAAAATGAAGCAACATGGAATTGCTCCTCCTGAACAAAGTTCGCACCATGATATAAAATTATTTACCAATTCGAAAAATAAGATCACTTGTCCGCATTGCAATAATAATGATACGCAGCTAACAAGTCAATTTGGCTCCACACCCTGCAAAGCCCTATGGTATTGCAAAAGCTGCCAGCAACCGTTCGAATATTTTAAATGCCATTAG
- a CDS encoding TIGR00730 family Rossman fold protein, with amino-acid sequence MKIKSLAVYCGSSSGTKTIYSETAHQLGTLLGQNKINMIYGGGNIGLMGITADACIAAGGHVTGVCPGFLIEREVGHHALDDLIVVNNMHERKIKMFELADAFAILPGGIGTLDEFFEILTWKQLGQHDKPIYIINVDRFYDPLLTMMQHMVTQGYLAEKNLELYEVVDGVENIML; translated from the coding sequence ATGAAAATAAAATCTCTCGCTGTATACTGCGGCTCATCCTCTGGCACTAAAACTATATATAGTGAAACTGCTCACCAGCTTGGAACTTTACTGGGCCAAAATAAAATCAATATGATATATGGTGGGGGCAATATTGGACTGATGGGAATTACTGCCGATGCTTGTATTGCTGCGGGTGGACATGTGACAGGAGTTTGTCCAGGATTTTTAATTGAACGCGAAGTTGGGCACCATGCATTGGATGATTTGATTGTGGTTAACAATATGCACGAACGGAAAATAAAAATGTTCGAACTTGCAGATGCTTTTGCGATATTGCCAGGAGGTATTGGAACCCTTGATGAATTTTTTGAAATCCTCACTTGGAAACAATTAGGCCAACACGATAAACCAATATATATAATAAATGTGGATAGATTTTATGACCCATTATTAACGATGATGCAGCACATGGTAACGCAAGGTTATTTGGCCGAGAAGAATTTGGAATTATATGAGGTGGTGGATGGTGTGGAAAATATAATGTTATAA
- a CDS encoding MBL fold metallo-hydrolase has protein sequence MYIQQLYTNCLAQAAYYIENNGQAAIIDPMRDVDEYINLLHNRGAKLKYIFETHFHADFVSGHIDLAKKTGAKIIFGPGAKPSYEADIAGDGDTLFLGECQIKILHTPGHTIESICCLLMDENEKPYALFSGDTLFVGDVGRPDLLSGNLSAAELASQLYDSLNNKIKNLPDDVIVYPGHGPGSACGRSLGQELQSTIGMQKQLNYALQPMDRKDFIEAVTADQPAPPPYFFKDAAINKYGYEPLEKVTKKAHRKLSTNDINEQLKKDITILDVRTETEYTNLHIKGSIHIGLNGSYAVWVGTLIDINQPIIIVCEKNTDKEAITRLGRIGYENIIGYYDDDIIHLTEIGKELCGLKCIEAKKLLPELSNEKNIVLDVRTVNEYNTSKIPNSLNIPLNELLSNLHKLNKTDSYLINCAGGYRSLIAASLMEKNGFTSITNVNGGMSAIEKEAAEILYSSVS, from the coding sequence ATGTATATACAACAACTTTATACCAATTGCCTGGCACAAGCTGCCTACTATATAGAAAATAATGGCCAAGCAGCTATCATAGATCCCATGCGTGATGTGGATGAATATATAAATTTGTTGCACAACAGGGGGGCAAAATTAAAATATATATTTGAAACACATTTTCATGCTGATTTTGTTTCGGGACATATAGACTTGGCAAAAAAAACGGGAGCAAAAATTATTTTTGGTCCAGGAGCTAAACCCAGCTATGAAGCCGATATAGCTGGAGATGGAGATACTTTGTTTCTTGGTGAATGTCAAATAAAAATACTACATACTCCTGGTCATACTATAGAATCTATATGTTGTTTGCTCATGGATGAAAATGAAAAACCGTATGCACTTTTTAGTGGCGATACACTGTTTGTAGGTGATGTGGGGAGGCCTGATTTATTGAGCGGTAATTTATCTGCTGCAGAACTAGCATCACAATTATATGATTCGCTCAATAACAAAATAAAAAATTTGCCTGATGATGTTATAGTATACCCTGGTCATGGGCCTGGCTCGGCTTGTGGACGTAGCTTAGGCCAAGAATTACAATCAACTATCGGTATGCAAAAGCAGTTGAATTATGCATTACAACCAATGGACCGAAAAGATTTTATTGAAGCCGTTACAGCAGATCAACCTGCTCCTCCACCCTATTTTTTTAAAGATGCAGCGATTAATAAATATGGATATGAACCACTTGAAAAAGTGACAAAAAAAGCACATCGAAAATTATCAACCAACGATATAAATGAGCAACTAAAAAAAGATATTACTATCCTGGACGTGAGAACGGAAACTGAGTATACCAATCTACATATTAAAGGCTCTATACATATTGGGCTAAATGGCTCTTACGCAGTGTGGGTAGGCACTTTGATAGATATCAATCAACCTATAATAATAGTTTGCGAAAAAAATACAGACAAGGAAGCTATAACAAGATTGGGAAGAATAGGTTATGAAAACATTATAGGATATTATGATGATGATATTATACATTTGACTGAAATTGGAAAGGAACTTTGTGGGTTGAAATGTATAGAAGCAAAAAAACTATTACCTGAATTGTCAAATGAAAAAAATATAGTACTGGATGTGAGGACTGTGAATGAATATAATACTTCTAAAATACCAAATTCTCTTAATATACCCTTAAACGAACTTCTTTCAAACCTACATAAACTGAACAAAACTGATTCATACTTAATAAATTGTGCAGGCGGATATCGTTCGTTGATTGCTGCGTCCCTCATGGAGAAGAATGGATTCACCAGTATCACGAATGTGAATGGAGGCATGAGTGCTATAGAAAAGGAAGCTGCGGAAATATTATATAGTTCTGTTTCATAA